The window AAAGACCTCAACATCTACTCTTACTCGTTATCACTCACTGTTGTCGAATACCAAACTGCCATTCTTCGAGGTGACCTGGAAGGTGCCGAGGCTATCTTACCTACTGTTCCTGCGGATCAAAGGAATAGAATCGCTAGATTCCTCGAAGGCCAAGGTAGGTCCAGCTTTCCTGTGCAGGAACTGACGTTGGCTAACATGAGATATGTTTGGTGTCTTAGATCTCAAGGAGCTCGCTTTATCCGTATCTACCGATCCCGACCATCGATTCGACCTTGCAATCTCCCTGAACGATCTTGAAACTGCCCTTTCTCTCGTCCGATCATCACCCGAAGCTGGCTCTCAAGCGAAATGGAAGGTGGTCGGTGATAAGGCATTGTCAGCTTGGCAGATGGACCTAGCTCAAGAAGCATTCGAAAAAGCTGGAGATCTATCTGCATTACTTTTATTGTTTACCTCATTATCTGATCGAAAAGGTTTGGAGAAGTTGGGTGGATTGGCTAAAGAAAAGGGACAGAACAATATTGCTTTCGCATCTTATTTGCAACTGGGCGATTCGAAATCCTGTATTGACATTTTGGTTGAAACAAATCGATTACCTGAAGCCGCCCTTTTCGCTCGATCTTACGCTCCGCAGGAGATCCCAGGTGTAGTTGGTAAATGGAAGAAATCGTTGGATGGGGAAGGTAGATCAAAGATATCTCAGACTATCGCTGATCCACTTGAAGATAAGGAATTATTCGGGAATCAAGGGTCCCTGGGATCTaatgaggaaggaagtgGTGTTTTAGTGgagaaagacgaagacgaggtACCACAGGACCCCCAAAGTGGCGCTGGGATAGCGGAGAAAGCGCAGGAAGTGGCGGAGAAGGCGAAAGTGGGTGCGGAGGAGTTggtagagaaggtgaaagattTGAGTGtgggtgatgaagagaaggagaatggttCTAGTGAGCGTGAGTATAAAGATATCGAACGAattgagatgatcatatGCTTAATTTTTTTCTGTTGATCCGATGTAGCTACAGAAAATACAGCACCAGTGACACTTGAACCTCCTGTTGAACCTGCTTCTGAAACAGCACCTACACAGGGAAATGGGAAATcaaagaagaataagaagaagtagacCGAAGGTAAATAGTGGGTATGGTGGTTGTGTAATTTATACAGGTATATAGATGGAGACAGAAAGCAaaaataaaactttcaaATAAGGTAGTTGTCATTTGGAGGGTTCATGACACACACTTTATACTTTATATATTCTTCATTTTTCCCCAACTCTCTGCTCTTTGCCCTTTGCACATTGATATTATGATatgaaagaatgaaaatcTTTATACCTCTTCGAATGACAGATATCTGTAGAATCAAGCAATAGCAGGATCGTTTGTGACCAGCGCATAGGAGCAGAACTTTGCTATTCGTTCGTGCTTGTACTAGATATATGACATTTCATCTGTATCCCTGGTTTATACAGAGGTACAAAGGTGATCCTTTTGGTGGCTTCgatgtatgtacagtacaaaaCACTCATAAATACAATAATCACATGACAGTCTTCGTTTGTTTACAACATTCACATGCCCAATGGCAAAGTACTCTGCCTGACTGACTTCTCGAATGAGATTCATATTGAAGTACTGATCGTACCCGAATCGGACTCGAAATCGAATTCACCCCAACCTGGACTCAGATCCCTACCTAATCTTGGTTCTTCCATATCTAATCTCAAATCTTGTTCACTATACCATCTATCCTGGTTTATCATGTCATCGTGTTTATCTATTCCTATTCGACGGGATGTGAGCGGTTTGGCGGTTTGAGTGTTGGATTTTGCTGAATCCACTTTGGGCTCATCACCACCACGGTCCTGGTCAttttcatgttcatgttcataaTCTGATGGAATGGGAGTTTGAGGCCTTGATAAGAGATTTAATATGGAACTGGATTTCGTTCGTGTCAATCCTGATCCACTTATATTACCTACAGAGGAGATAGGTTGCTGCAAAATTAACGGTTCAGGTTTCTTCCTTACCTCAATTTTATCCTCGCCTAATGATTTCCCCTCTTCCATAGCTATAGGGGGTATAATAGAGTTGCTGGAGATAGTTGCTGATCTACCTACCCTAGGTCTGACGAAAGGCGCCTTAGCCCGTCCATGGGGCGATAAGGGCGGTGGATTCGTGGGAGAGGGTATAGTCGAAGTTAGGGATGACATTTTCAGTGAAGGAGGGATaaggaatgatggtgatgtcaCGCGACGACGAGGGGTAGGTGGTTTGACCTGTAAAGTACATCAAGATGGTCATCGACATTGTCTTCTCATTAGGGGTTTTGTACAGACCGAGAGAAAGGTACTCACTGAACTTGGTAAGATgcatgatgacgatgatgatgatgatgattctccaGTCTTAGGTTTGGCCCGCTCTCCTTCGTCATCATTGATATTCAATTGATCGTCCATTCGAGGGATTGACCCGTCCTGAAATGGATattctttgtctttgttcgAACTATTCTCACGAGCCTTTGGCGAGCTCAGAGGCGAATCACTCATACTCATGTTGATGGATTCTGGAAATTCGGTTCGTTCAGGATACGGCGTAAGGCAGAAAGTAGGTACGCTGGGGAGAGGTGATATCTATCGATAACGgaagatcatcgtcaacaaaCACCGTCTTGTGTCCATCAATGCGGCATGGAGGTCATGCATGTCGGAAGGGAAAACTTACCGGACTTAGACTCCTGACACTTGGTGAGAGGGTAGCGTCAGATGCAGCCGGTCCGCTCATACTGGGACAAGAAGTAGACGAGGAAAATGAGGATGTTCTTTCTGACATTGTATGCAAGTGTGCTTGACCGCGTTTCGTGTATCGTGTATCGTGTATCGTGTATTGTGTATTTGTAGATGGTCTTTCTAACCTGACTGTTGTTTTGGTGTTATGATAAATAGCGGTGTCTACTAATCTAAGATCTTTATACGATCTTTCAAACCATGGGAACTCCTAACTTGGCGATACGTACTCGGCTTCTTTTGTCGCCTTCCAGCGAAATGACGTGTATTAGCTGCCCGAGATTTGATCTCTCCGGTTAGTCCTCTATAAGATCATAAAGTAGGATAACAAAATGACTAAATCACCTGTTATTTGTTCTGTATTATCTCGTGTGAAATAGGTTTCGGTCTCGCAGTGTTGTAGTATATTACTAGCTTGCTTCAGAATCAAATTCAACCCCGAAGGAGTTTAGGCTGTCCAacgatcaacgatcaataATAGGCATAATCTTCTTTCAATATGCCAAGTATCTCAAACTGACCTCATCCACCCCGGTCTTGTCAGTAATTGTAATCCATACACAGAATCCCCCCCtgttggattggattgacaGGTCGTCGCGTTCCATCTAATcacaagatgatcaaggggCATTCCGTTTCGTTTCGTTTCGTTTCGGGATTAAACCTCCCTTTAAGTGATTATCGTTTACCTGAGATTGTATCAGATTAAGGGGTCAGTAAGACGATGCCAGCCTGTGTCAGTGATAGATAATCATTGGGAGGATAGAAGAAGGGCTAGCGGTAGATAATAGCTTGAGATCAAAGGAGCGCATGCGCTTTCGGGTATGATGATTGCGTTTGAAGGGGTTCGAAACTGGATGGAACGGAGATACAAAGGGAGTGAAAATGGCTTGAAGTGGAAATGAAAAGTTGGGATGGGGAATGAATACCACACCACACTAGACTACTCGCAGTGAAACCATAGTGGTCGATGGTCAATGCGGCGCAGATATCTCAGATTCATTTTGAGGGATACCCGATGACGAAGAGCATGAATCATCGTTATGGCCAAGAGATGACCAAAGGGCCGTCCTCGCGAGTCAAATCGCAGTCATCGGATTGGGTGTGTGGCTTAACGCCGATACCCTTCCTGTGGCTGTGTCGGCGGTCACCGCTGGTCCCCTGATTCTTGCTTCACGTTGTCGCTCTATGCTGTATGCGACTGGTGCGGATGACAGTTGCAGTTGCAGCTTGCGATCCAGCGAAAGCTACAAGTATCGTCGACGACTGTTAACTTGCTGCCCCTcaggtatcatcatcaccaaacaatcatcaatcaaaatgTCCGCCGATCTCCAATGGTTGCTCGTTAGAAAATGGAACTCTTTCCAAGTTAAAGGTGGACAAGGTCCTACTTTCTCcaaagagaaggtgagttggggTTTGGGCGTTTGGAGGTTTTTCACAAATTGGACCAGGATGTAGATGGATTTAATGGGATCATCGGGTTGAAAAGTGCAGCAAAGGGAGTGCACATTAAGGAATGGGTCAATAGCTGGGATATATGGCGTGAGGGCGAAGGATTGGGAGTTTTATCAGTGGATCAGTGGGATGGAAGGACGAATAAACGAAGTACGGTACAGTCAAGTGAAGGACTGGAGACGGATCAGAATACATCATACGGCACGATGAAAACGGAGATGGAGtgcagatggagatggagatgagagcAAAAGCACAAAAAACCTCAGTGTATGAACGTCCAGTTGACTGACTTTACCACCTTATCGCAAATAGGGAAACCTCCTCAACAAGTCCTCCCACAAATACTCAGGTCTCGCCAACTCCAAGGTAATCAACATCTACGCTAACCCCGAAGGTGGAATAACCGTCACCAAGGTCAAGGCTGACGCTAAGCCCAACCAAGTGAGTTCTGCTTCTGATCTGGGATCTGCGGTCTGAGAAATAGCAATACGGATGGAAGGGTACCAGAATCGGATATAACACGATATAGATTAGAATGGAGCTGTATAGAATGGAAGAGTGGAACAGACAACACGGAATACCAACATGATATCAGAGAGCGGATAGAGCTTTGTGGAAGACTACAGTAGGATGTGATCGCTAACCTGCATCACCCTCGTGCCAGGTTGCTTCCGCCCGATCTCACGTCGCTCTCCGAAAATCCACCGGACCCCGACGAGCCAACAAGATCGCCGCTGCTGAGACCGCCGGTAAAGGATACCGAGCTGATCTCAGACAAGTGAGTGTTGTTTCTATGTCTTATTTCTAGAATATCTTTTCTGGTTTTTCATAATTCTGTCCGTGTTCACCCCGTCGCAACCGCGTTAGAACTCCCCGGATGCGTCCTTATTCAGGACGCTTGATGGGTTAGAGCGTATTAGGTTTGCtatatccatcttctacatccCTTTCTACATCTCTATATCATATTCCTTTTATGTTTTCAGTCGTTTTTGCGGATAAGAGAACAAGAAAGGGAACATCTCATGCTAATTTTTCTGTATGATTTTAGGTTGCCGTCGCCCGAGCTTCAGCCCTTTCTAGAGCTTCCAAACGATCTGCTAACCCACCTAAATCTTTCCCTCCTAAACAACGAGGAAAGAAGACTCAATCTTCCGCCTCTGcctcaaagaaggaagatgacgtTATCGAACTCGACTAAAAAGGTGTCGTCTGTAGGGTCTCTCTCTCCTGTTAGGATAGGAAGTGAGGGAATGATGCATGATGCTTGTATAAAATACCAATGACACTCAATAATCAGGAACAGGATTGTGCGCTTGCTTTTCAGTCTTATGCAAGATTGCCGTGGTCTTGGTACATCACACTGACGTATTTGGCAACTCCGTAAGGAGTTTCATACGATATCCAACATACTATACATACATTAACACACTGCCTACGCCTTCCAGATTCAACAAATCCGTACTCTAATTGATAAATTACAAATCGTCTTCTTTGACACTTTGCAACTCCTGAGCAAATTCCAGCATACTCCCAAACTCCCAATCTGCTCTAACATCCTCATACCCTTTCACACCCAATATAGCCTCAGGTCGATTGATCCATACAGTTTTCAATCCTAGTCTTTTCGCTCTGTATACAAGACCCATCATACTTACTGATCAGCATTGTTCTCTCCTGTTACGACTGCGAATACGGAGAGcgaaggaaaaagaaaggagaaggggttGATATTCACGGTGCAATATCAGCTCGTTTTGAATTAGCTACTACCAACACCTCATTCGGTTGGATCTCATATAGATCTTCTAGGGATTGAAGGACATGGTGGAAATTACGATAATCGGGTTTATAACTTCCGACTGCAGTAGCAGTGACAGATTATGTGTTAATTGAAGACATGAAATAATGCTCGATGATTTCCAAAAAAAGACGTACTATCCTCTGCTGtgaatatatcatcaaactTCCCCCAAGAGCACTCCAGTTTCTTCCTTGTCCTGAAGACATGGAATTAATCGCATGCAGACAACGAACAATCAAATAAGTCTCAATGAGATCATCCCATGTTATTGATATATGCACATgcagatcactcacccttcaaaCGACTCATTATCCACATTACTATGTATAACCAATTTCACTCCTAGTGCCTTCAAGATTGACAAAGCATCTTGAGAATCGGGAAATGGCGGCCAGGAAGGTACGGAGAGAGCGTATGCTTCTGCAGCTTCTACCAATCGATACATGATATAGAATaaatcatctcgtcagtAAGGTCCTAAATACGACACctcagagaaagaaggagtGTTCGTAGACTGACCTTCATCATACCATAATCTCAATTCACCCGTCAACAATCTATAGGCTTCCTTGAGGCTATTCCTCCCAAAAAAGAGGTCAGCCAAGCCGAGCGCCCTGACTTTTCATCCGAAAAGTCACAGTACGATACAAGCAAAACCCACACAGCGGGATATAACATCGTCTTATCCTCAGCTTGGATCCTAGCTTTTATCTTTCCCAGCGTCTCGAATACTATCCGAGGGTCTGGACAAGTCTTCTGTTGGAATATTGGCTGTAGGGCATCATAAGAACCTTTCTCCCAGTCCTGTGATACAGCCCGTCAATTGAGCTTTCGCATTCGACCTTCTATGATGAGACTCACGATGAGAGTCTACAAGGTGGCGATTATCAGTCTGTGGGATGTGTTATACATGATATGTCATGTATCAGAAGATAATAGAGGATGCTCACACCATAACAATCAAATATCAAAGCTCTGTACGCAGCGAACAGATCAGCTGGATTGATGAGCACATCGCACATCAATGACTGAGGAGAATTCGgagaatcgatcaattgagTCCATCTAACTCACTTTGTATTATCCATGTTTCCAGAATCAGCTTATCTTGTACTATCCTAGCGATGCTAACAGGCTGGTTTggtggtatatatatcacataAGCATCTTCTATCGTTACTCTCATAGAAATCCAGAAATAAAACTCAACCTCGCTCGCATCCTATCTTTGACTTTTATCTGATGACCTCATCAGTCATTCTCTTCTGATCGGCTTATTTCCGCTTTTGTTTCTGTCCACGTGGCTGTTATACGCCGTATCGGCAAACTGAAAGTCGCGGCTAATCCTATCCTACAAGGCGTCTGTCtgttctcttcttgtccGACATTCCTTTGCTCATCTTCTCACTCTATCCCAATCTTGATCTATGCTTGCATCAGCTTCTAGAAGACTCATACCCACACTCAACCTCACTCAAAGATATCTATCAACCACATCACTCAGAATGTCATCCCCTTACACCGTCGTAGCTACCGATAGTAAGTCTGATCATCCCTCTTTGCCTAAATgttcaaagctgatatatcgcTCGATTGTGTAGAGGCTCCTGCAGCTATTGGACCATATGTACAAGTAAGCTATTGGTTCCTTCTTATCGTCTGAAGAGAAAGTATAGCTTATCATCTGTCTTTCGTGTGTAGGCTGTCAAGTACAATGGTGTAAGCTTTCCTTCCCTGCAGAACCGAAAGCAGGAAAACAAAGCTGATTCAAGATTTATACGGGATATAACATAGCTCATCTACGCTTCTGGTGCTATCCCCTTGGATCCAGTCAGTATGACAGTCGTAGAAGGCGGTATTGAGGAGCAAACTGTGAGTCTACTAAACTACTTGACTCGCTCGACATCCGAATGAGATTGGAAAAACGCACGGATGAGAAATCGAACACTGTAAATTGGAAATTGGAAATCTAGATCTTTCTCAACGATTATCCTTTTTCCAATTCCCCTTGTTTCCATAATGCATATATGCTCATGACCCTCCCACTCACCCCGCTCTCGATTCTGAATCAAATGGGATGGAATAACGCTGATACCAAAATATCTGCATCCTTTTGTAGACCCAAGTATTCAAAAACGTTTCCAACGTCTTATCCGCATCCAACTCTTCCCCCGCCCAAGTTCTCAAAACCACCTGTTTCCTCAAATCGATGGACGATTTCGTCGCTTTCAACAAGATTTACGCAGAGTTCTTCGGTGAGACTAAACCTGCTAGATCATGTGTCGAGGTAGCTAGATTGCCCAAGGACGTCTTGGTAGAAGTGGAATTCGTAGCTGTTGAGGGAAAATAAGTCTTATTGTAAAAGGTGTTATATAGGTCAAGCTGAAATCAAAAGAAGTAGAAATCATGCATCAATGATACAGTGGTATGGAAAGTGAACATGGTATCATGCTGGTACTGATATGGCTACGACTTGTTTGTCTATAGATATATGTCTGACTCGAGCGAATGAcaacttttttttttcttaCAATTTGTCAATTCGTGGTCAAGTCCAAAATCCAAGTTCAATGACGACAAGAACAGAGACAAGACTGGGACGGATTTTTCTATACGATAAtgttttgatcttgatccttggtCTTGGTTCTTCCCTATgtcttttcccttcccttccctaGCGTTGAAATGATCTAACGTGAGAGCATAGCGGATCCAATTTCATATCAAATTGACCTAACTTTGCAACCTTTTCTAATTCCTATCTGGACGATCATCCAGGTAACTGCGACAAGGGCTCTATAGGCAGTTGTGATCCGGAATTGCATAAGCAGGTATCCTTGATCTCGTGAATGGGAAGACCGTCGTATTAACATGATAAAGTCCAAAGATGATACCAGTCACTCATCTGGTTCGCCGTTGATTGATGccgatcatcatctcattatCTTCGCGGTGTCAGTCGTCTCTTACGAGCATGATTGAAATTGATAGTGTATGACTTCATCTTATCAGTCAAAACCCATCATTTCATCTAACACATTCTTAAACCTATTTTGATCCATCTGAGGAAAAGGTCTGATATCATGTTTATCGATCGAAAGGAATTTCGGTAAAGTATGCTCGAGATCTCTGTGTTACACGAATAGTATACAAGTGAACCGTCGAAAAAGTTTGCTGAATTTTGTTTACATGTAAACGAAGATAGATGTACTTCACTTACTCAATTTTCGATACCATCAGATAACCCTtttcacccatctcatctgccaattcagcttgatgGTTATCCATCAACGATTCGTTGGGTACTACTAGTAGTGGTTTGGGTGGGTTCAGTCGGAGAGTCGTTAGGATTGATCCTGAGCCTAAATGGACGGGTAAAAGGACAGATCAAtcagtacagtacagtatattTCAGTATGATGAGTACAGAAAAAATGGACGGCAATCGAATTTGGATTTTATACCTTCAACACAGGTATGATAAGAGTTTTGATTGATAGTTCCAATGAGGTTTGGTGACAATGACCATATACCAGACTGTCCAGGTCCAAACCAAAGATGAGCCGATACTCACCAGCATGAGATACCACCCAATCACTCCCTCTAACCAACCCCTCAAAATCATCTGTAAACCCAATCAACTCTACTCTCATCCCTCCAACATTCACCGAGCCCTTTCCAGAACCATCGAGATGTATATGTAGGCCATGATCCAGCGGTAGCTCGGCTCGGCCatattggatgatgagacgTCTGATCCGATGCAGTTCGAGTAAGGCGAGGATAGAAGGTGAGAGGAATGAGTCGGTTAGGTCAGGGAACAGGGTCGAACCGACTGTGACCAGCAGGGTGGACATGATGCCGGGTGCAGGAGAATGGGTACCGAGAGATTATGCTAGGAATCAGAGAATGAGAGTAGATAGATCTCTTAGATGATATTTCGATCACTTGATGTATCTCGTTGTATATGAGTAGATGAAAAgtgaagatatagatgacaTGTGAATGCAAGAAATATCAAAATGTCACTCGATGTGGGCTTGGACGATGGAGGTCTTTCCGTTGTGGGGCAACGTGTTCAATTATTGATTCACATTTCCCACTATCGTATGAATATGCAACGATGGTGATTCTTTCATGTTCATTGAAGGTGCTGCAACGCATAGTTGAAGGGGAATAAATGCATATGCTATTGATCAATCCAACTGATGTTACTACAAGATCCAAATCCACgtcaatctaccttcttcctaTGTAAGAGGTTAACGCAGCTTAGTATGGTCGAGCGGCAGCTTGACAGGCCTCTGCGAGAGGTAAAGAAATCCATAAAATCAATGATCCGTTTCCCCAATCAATGCCAATGCCAAAGACaaatggaatgaagaagaatcagcCACTCACTCAATGCTTCGAGGTAGTATGAACAAGATTGCATATCTCCGTTGGTAGCTTCGAGACACTTGGTGAAGTCTACAGTCAAGCGGACCGAGTATCAGCCTTGGTCATGGTCTCTCATGCAACCATACACATTCCTCCCTCAAACCGATGTGTCTACATGGGGTTTTAgaacgactcacctttagcTTGGATATCACAACTAGCACCTTGTCCAAACTGTTGACCATTGACcatctgctgttgttggtCTACTGGCGCAGCTTGTTCGGCAGGTCTTGAAGACCCAAAGAGCATATTGGAGATACCGTGTCCTACTACTGAACCAGCAACGGCACCTCCCATGGTGGAAGCAGCCTGAGCTAATAATCCGGGGGGTTTACCCTGTTGGACACCAGCGTGTTGTTGGGGGTAGGCCTGGGCGGGGGCATGTTGAGCTGGGTAGGCGGCAGTGGATGATTGTCGGGTTTGTTGATGCGATCCACCTGCTGGGGCGGATGGTCGAGCAGCTGGTCGAGCGGAGGATCGGGACTGCAACAGGTATAGGTGGGTGGGTGGCAAGGTCAGTCATCGAAATTTCGCTCCATTGGCTCTCTCTCGGATCTCAAGGTGTACTGTACTCACAGATCGAGGCATTGTATCTTTAGGTGTATGATGTGGTTGTGTGGGTAGGAAGCAGAAGTAAGTGTATGTATGGTATATACAGGATGATATATGAGCACGATTTATAATCCTGTTGATTGGATTTGtcgatgatgggatgggatgggatggttgTAGAACGTTCAAGTTGCAAGGTGGacaacggaatcaaatttaCAATTATTGTAGGTGTGTTTTACCGCCGAAAAAGGTACGTAGCCCCTTGCCCCTTCGGCAGTCATCTCTCTCTGTATGTGGCACATCTACGAGTGATAGATACATGATACAATATGCTGCATAAATATCGATATTTCATCACTTCTGGCCAGGTATATTactaccttctttcttgacaTGAGTGAACGTCCCACCCGCGAACCACCTATCATTGGCAGCCTGAACCCTCTGAGCGGCAGATAAAGATGGTGTAACAATTTCGATACCTTGGACAGGTGTGAAAGAGAGTGAAGTGGCCATACCGGATTTAGCATCGTTGGATACTGCCGATCGACCCAGGAGCTGAGTACGGAGTTTGTTGGCTTTTGATAGTTTGGCTAGTGAAGCATACATATAAGATTAGCATCTGTCGTGATATCCGATCTCCCTTTTAAAGTATCGAAAAGGATTGTGAATGAATTTAGTTCGAGTTGACCCACCTTTACTCCTTGCATCCGCGACTTCACCTCTGACCCTTCCACTTCCCGAACCGATCATACCCAGTCCAACagtctcatcatcgacaccaatctcttcttcggcttTACCAAACTCCATTCGGTTTTGTAATTTTCGCAATTCAGTTTGGGCATATGCTTCTTTCTGTTTCCTAGCTCTGTAAACGAGAAAGAGGGTCAAAGTAAGCTCAAGCTAGACGTTAGACACAAGACGAGGTTTGAAATCCAgtcacactcacctcttaccacctctcttcttcctattAGTCTCCTGAGGTATAGGCAAAGCCTTAGTCATCTTGTTAGGAGGAGGTTCCGACATCTTCTGTATTTTCTTCTGTAACTCTTCTAAACATTTCCTTCCATACGATCCATCCCTTTGAGCCTTGTTCAAATCCAATCTAGCAGCCAATGTGCATTTCGCTGATACTGCCCTTTGGGCTTTCCTTCTATCTTCAGGTTGAGCACTTTGAACCAGATTACTCTGATATATAAATCCCGTATGTCTCTGTTGACTGGCCGCTGATAGGTGAGTATTGGATAATGATTTCTTCATTGCTCCAAATAACATGATGTTACAACTTGGTTGTCTTGAAAATGCTCCCAGTCCTCCAGCTAAACCTAAAAGCTTGGCTGCTATACCGGTACCAATGATTGCAGATAGATTAGGAGCAACGGATGACATTCGACTTTCAACATATTCGAATATCCTTTCTCTAGCTGAACGTAATTCTTTAGCTACTTCGATAGCATTTTGAACTGTCTTCCATTCTCCCGCAGTCAACTTCCTACCTCGGGTGGAAGTAGCTGTAAGAGTGATAGATAGGATGGTAGCTGCTGGAAGTGTCGAGGGAAATGTACATTTGGTGAGATCATCGGCATTTCCTATTGCCTGTACTGCCGCGATATAGGTCCAAGGATCTGTTATGAGTTGTTCCAATTCCGGGAAACGGGGTGCATAGTGATCTCTGATGAATTTGTGAACGAGGAGGTTTTCATTATCGACTTCGACGGACATGTTGTTGGCAGTGACGACCAGGTGATATTCGGGGTTTTCCTCGAGCGAGTAGCTGTTGGACATGTCGGTGGGTGAAGCGGTGTATTTGGCGATATCCTACCGCGTAGAATAACATCAGTATATGTTGTTCCTTGTTTCGTACTGAGAGTGAAAATAAATAACATCGACGAAATGATGGATAGATGTGAATGAGGTAGATCATTCAGTACGAAGCTAATTTGGAAACTCGTACTCACCGCTAAGacctctttcagcttcttcccaGTAATCAACCTAGCAACTTTCGACACATCCTCCAGACCAGTCATATCAGTCTGTTCTACCTCATCCGCATCTAATTCATCGGCAGGTTTGACCCCTCCTTCGGGTACATAACCAACTGCACTCGCGCCATTCTCCAGTACCATCCCgtcatcaccttctccatcttgttcctcctcttcatcaagatccATATCGGTTGCGGGTCGCTTGGCTTTGTTAGGTAAAGGCGGAGGAAGCATTGACCCGAAGCTCACTCCCTTTGAATTGGATGGACCGGCGGCAGcagctgaggaagaagattggcCTTCATCGACCTGTTGGTCTACCGAGGGAGATGGGGCTTCATCGTCTGAGAAACCATCTAGGTCCGCTAGGAGTGAGTCGGCCAAGGACATTTTGGTGTTTTTGAGTGG of the Kwoniella mangroviensis CBS 8507 chromosome 3, whole genome shotgun sequence genome contains:
- a CDS encoding haloacid dehalogenase, type II; translation: MDNTKALIFDCYGTLIDWEKGSYDALQPIFQQKTCPDPRIVFETLGKIKARIQAEDKTMLYPAVLKEAYRLLTGELRLWYDEEAAEAYALSVPSWPPFPDSQDALSILKALGVKLVIHSNVDNESFEGTRKKLECSWGKFDDIFTAEDIGSYKPDYRNFHHVLQSLEDLYEIQPNEVLVVANSKRADIAPAKRLGLKTVWINRPEAILGVKGYEDVRADWEFGSMLEFAQELQSVKEDDL